TTATGATACGTAAAAAAATCCCGTGTGTTTTGAGAACACACGGGATTTTTCTATTAATTGATTGCGTGCGTGTTACGTACGCAGTGTCGCTTTGAGTCTTGAAGAGTTTACCAGAGACTCAAGGGCGTAAACTATATTAGGCATAAGTACATCTGCTGCAGCTAATGCTTTAGGTGTAAGTCCTTCCGGCCCAAGAATAGCTATTCCAAGTTCTGCTCTTTGCAGCATGTCAATATCTACATTGCCGTTGCCAATAGCGCATACATTTTCAGAACCCAGGGCTTCTACATATTCTAACTTTTCCTGCTGTTGGTAGGCACTGTTTACAACACGTGTTGTTACTGGAAGGTGTGCTACTTCTTGTGTGACATTC
This portion of the Halodesulfovibrio aestuarii DSM 17919 = ATCC 29578 genome encodes:
- a CDS encoding HAD family hydrolase, with product MLKVAIPGFEPMQFEHLVLDFNGTIAFDGSIIDGVEPALSMLSQLLTIHILSADTNQNVTQEVAHLPVTTRVVNSAYQQQEKLEYVEALGSENVCAIGNGNVDIDMLQRAELGIAILGPEGLTPKALAAADVLMPNIVYALESLVNSSRLKATLRT